Proteins encoded within one genomic window of Choristoneura fumiferana chromosome 28, NRCan_CFum_1, whole genome shotgun sequence:
- the LOC141443689 gene encoding glucose-1-phosphatase-like: MFIKWFSIIVLCVSVNSLKLKQVVMLSRHSIRTPLVSNLEAYSEKKWPVWDEESGYLTKKGRQLERFMGRYVSEWMMNEKLFQDKCPDEDEVYVYSNTKQRTIETANAFVDGAFGDCVTVHYNKDTTEMDPIFNPIIRNDTQDFKDLVISEMKKKLDAISLPRPYRELDRILELKNSSICRKENICTLSKVKHDIVFNLNEEPDVSGPLMIANFIVDAFLMAYYDGKPIHEVAWGEVTLLTEWDTLLSAVRAYHDVRFKTKVLSRDLASPLLEYMTDIFLNGDKKVYLLVGHDANINSLTSAMNFKDYSLHDQAEKTPIAGKLVFQKWYDEYKDRELLRVYYLYPSLQQIRDGVQLTLDNPPQWALLEMENCKLDVHGLCPWEDFVKLLKTL, from the coding sequence ATGTTTATAAAATGGTTttctattattgttttatgtgtcAGTGTGAACAGTCTCAAGTTAAAACAAGTGGTAATGCTCAGTAGGCATAGTATAAGGACACCGTtggtttcaaatttggaagcgTACTCGGAAAAAAAGTGGCCAGTGTGGGACGAAGAAAGTGGTTATTTGACGAAAAAAGGCCGTCAACTCGAACGCTTCATGGGAAGGTATGTTTCGGAATGGATGATGAATGAGAAGCTGTTCCAAGATAAGTGCCCTGATGAAGACGAAGTATACGTGTATTCAAATACTAAACAAAGGACTATAGAAACAGCTAACGCGTTTGTTGATGGTGCTTTTGGCGACTGCGTGACTGTGCATTATAATAAAGATACAACGGAAATGGATCCAATTTTCAATCCCATCATCAGAAATGATACTCAAGATTTCAAAGACTTAGTGATAAGTGAAATGAAGAAAAAACTAGACGCAATTTCACTGCCGAGACCTTACAGAGAGCTAGATAGGATATTGGAATTGAAGAACTCCTCTATTTGTAGAAAAGAAAACATTTGCACCCTGTCTAAAGTTAAACAtgacattgtttttaatttaaacgagGAACCAGATGTTTCTGGGCCTCTAATGATAGCTAATTTCATCGTTGATGCCTTTTTAATGGCTTATTACGATGGAAAGCCAATTCACGAGGTCGCATGGGGTGAGGTTACTTTGCTAACAGAATGGGACACTTTGTTATCAGCTGTTCGCGCTTACCACGATGTGAGGTTCAAGACGAAAGTGCTCAGTAGAGACCTAGCCAGTCCGCTGCTCGAATACATGACCGACATATTCTTGAACGGAGACAAAAAAGTCTACTTACTTGTTGGCCATGATGCGAATATAAACTCGTTGACTAGCGCAATGAATTTCAAGGATTACAGTTTACATGATCAAGCTGAGAAAACGCCGATCGCTGGGAAATTGGTGTTCCAGAAGTGGTACGATGAATACAAAGATCGGGAATTGTTGAGAGTTTACTATTTGTATCCATCCTTGCAACAGATAAGAGATGGTGTCCAATTGACATTGGATAACCCGCCGCAATGGGCGCTGCTGGAAATGGAAAATTGTAAGCTAGACGTACATGGTCTGTGTCCGTGGGAAGACTTTGTGAAATTATTGAAAACATTGTAA